A single genomic interval of Spinacia oleracea cultivar Varoflay chromosome 6, BTI_SOV_V1, whole genome shotgun sequence harbors:
- the LOC110774870 gene encoding transcription termination factor MTERF5, chloroplastic, with product MATSPGSMVVVACRAVLSNNHMTVLVTRHGVQLHGPPAVCVASNIFALRISAAFKPSRRHYTTAPLVEGAMRTDGAVSLRGVSLTLVAAEKEEAKAVLTLFLKKQGLGSAAASRTINKSDLFIDHLVSQLHSIHKSRYLVGRELSTLEIRDALIPYLENLQQEHGSNLVDVVENFPNTPVKEKVTAEVVSPNVTLESKKMSDETVKSRKLKAMARVSGSVPTEKLPQHVIYLIELGMDLEDIQQVTRKFPAFAYYSLDGKVRPVVEFLLELGIPKSEIPIILRKRPQLCGISLYENLIPTMKFLESLGLDKKKWAKVIYRFPPLLTYSRQKLMSTVDFLYEMGLTAQDVGKILTRCPNIISYSVEENLRPTAEYFSLLGINVAVVLQRSPQTFGLSIEGNLKPITAFFLDKGYSLEDLRTMIQRYGTLYTFSLVGNMIPKWNFFLTMDYPQSELVKFPQFFGYSLEERIKPRYALVRQYGVKLLLNQVLSLSSDDLEKVLKRKLKRYGGQVLTE from the exons ATGGCAACGAGTCCTGGATCGATGGTAGTGGTGGCTTGCCGTGCTGTTTTGAGCAACAACCACATGACAGTGCTTGTCACGCGCCACGGAGTACAACTTCATGGGCCGCCTGCTGTGTGTGTCGCGAGCAACATATTTGCATTACGTATCTCTGCTGCCTTCAAGCCTTCTCGGCGGCATTACACCACTGCTCCTCTTGTTGAAG GTGCGATGCGAACAGATGGTGCTGTGAGTTTAAGAGGAGTGTCTCTTACTTTAGTAGCTGCAGAGAAGGAAGAAGCTAAAGCTGTTTTGACGTTATTTCTGAAAAAACAGGGATTGGGCAGTGCTGCTGCATCAAGAACCATAAACAAGTCAGATCTTTTCATTGACCACCTCGTGTCTCAGCTTCACTCCATTCATAAATCTCGGTATCTCGTAG GTAGGGAGTTGTCAACCCTTGAAATCAGAGATGCTCTTATTCCTTACCTTGAAAACCTGCAACAAGAGCATGGAAGTAATTTGGTTGATGTCGTGGAGAACTTTCCAAATACGCCTGTTAAAGAAAAAGTGACAGCAGAAGTTGTCTCCCCAAATGTAACTTTAGAATCAAAAAAGATGTCTGATGAGACTGTTAAGTCCAGGAAGCTTAAGGCTATGGCTCGGGTTAGTGGGTCGGTCCCAACAGAGAAGCTTCCCCAGCATGTTATTTATCTCATTGAACTCGGGATGGATCTTGAAGATATCCAGCAGGTTACTCGAAAGTTCCCAGCTTTTGCCTATTACAGTTTGGATGGAAAAGTCAGGCCTGTGGTTGAGTTTCTTCTTGAACTTGGTATTCCAAAATCTGAAATACCCATTATTCTCCGTAAGAGACCCCAATTATGTGGAATCAGTCTTTATGAAAACCTAATACCCACCATGAAGTTCTTGGAGAGCTTGGGTTTGGACaagaaaaaatgggcaaaagTGATATACCGATTTCCACCCCTTCTTACCTATAGCAGGCAAAAGTTAATGTCAACAGTTGATTTCCTATATGAAATGGGTCTCACAGCACAGGATGTTGGCAAGATTCTGACACGTTGCCCAAACATAATAAGCTATAGTGTTGAGGAGAACTTACGGCCAACAGCAGAGTATTTTTCTTTGTTAGGTATAAATGTTGCTGTTGTTCTGCAAAGATCACCGCAGACTTTTGGACTAAGCATCGAAGGAAACTTAAAGCCTATAACAGCATTTTTCTTGGACAAGGGCTATAGTTTGGAGGATCTTAGGACCATGATCCAAAGATATGGAACCCTGTATACTTTTAGCTTGGTCGGGAACATGATACCGAAATGGAATTTCTTTTTAACCATGGACTATCCCCAATCAGAACTTGTCAAGTTTCCCCAATTTTTTGGTTATAGTTTGGAAGAAAGGATTAAGCCAAGGTATGCTCTCGTCAGGCAATATGGGGTGAAGTTGCTTCTGAACCAAGTGTTATCTTTATCAAGTGATGACCTTGAAAAGGTTTTGAAAAGGAAGTTGAAACGATATGGCGGACAGGTTCTAACGGAATAG